In one window of Pseudobythopirellula maris DNA:
- a CDS encoding sodium:solute symporter family protein, with the protein MNELHWIDGAILIVYLLVTVGIGFWISKRASKNLRSYFLGGNQIPWYMLGLSNASGMFDISGTIWLVYLLMVYGVHSVWIPWLWPVFNQIFLMVYLSVWLRRSGVVTGAQWIRFRFGDSQGAKLAHMIVVVFALVSVVGFLAYGFVGVGKFAAEFLPQIVEHPTDFESIADPAALNDALADKAWNEKAWGLIITALTTLYVVKGGMYSVVFTEVLQYSIMTVASLWIGWIAICRVSPEMLAASVPEGWDRLWFGWRLDSDWSGLLEGANAKIASDGYELFAIFFALMVFKGILGSMAGPAPNYDMQRILSARTPKEAAYMSGFVSLVLFVPRYVLIAGVAVLALALMSGELNAQGAGVDYDNVLAMVIDRYAPVGLFGLLVAALLAAFMSTYAATVNAAPAYVVNDIYKRYINPDASDKTYVRMSYAVSIAVVLIGTLLGLSLTGVNQIVNWIVSALFGGYTVANVMKWHWWRFNSYGYFWGMLGGMAPALYFAWHYQGESVLYGLEKNLALFPVLLAASLLGCVAGSLLTEADDREVLKNFYRRVRPWGFWGPIHEEVLAEHPGLVPNRNFPRDAFNVLVGVAWQTSLVAIGIYLVLQDYTAVGWATGVAVVSMLVLKFNWYDKLEDYPADLGPAELASIGEGEETTAGLVTDSGPQPEGAV; encoded by the coding sequence ATGAACGAGTTGCACTGGATCGACGGTGCGATCCTGATCGTCTACCTGCTGGTGACGGTGGGGATCGGCTTCTGGATCTCGAAGCGGGCCTCGAAGAACCTGCGCAGCTACTTCCTGGGGGGCAACCAGATCCCCTGGTACATGCTGGGATTGTCGAACGCCTCGGGCATGTTCGACATCAGCGGCACGATCTGGCTCGTCTACCTGCTGATGGTCTACGGCGTGCACAGCGTCTGGATCCCGTGGCTGTGGCCGGTCTTTAATCAGATCTTCTTGATGGTCTACCTGTCGGTCTGGCTGCGCCGCAGCGGCGTGGTGACCGGGGCGCAGTGGATCCGCTTCCGCTTCGGTGACAGCCAGGGTGCTAAGCTAGCCCACATGATCGTCGTGGTGTTCGCGCTGGTGAGCGTCGTGGGGTTCTTGGCGTACGGGTTTGTGGGCGTGGGCAAATTCGCCGCCGAGTTCCTGCCGCAGATCGTGGAGCACCCGACCGACTTCGAGTCGATAGCAGACCCGGCCGCGCTGAATGATGCGCTCGCCGACAAGGCGTGGAACGAGAAGGCTTGGGGGCTCATCATCACCGCTCTGACCACGCTCTACGTGGTGAAGGGGGGCATGTACAGCGTCGTGTTCACCGAGGTCTTGCAGTACTCGATCATGACCGTGGCGTCGCTCTGGATCGGCTGGATCGCGATCTGCCGCGTCTCGCCCGAGATGCTCGCCGCCTCTGTGCCCGAGGGCTGGGACCGGTTGTGGTTCGGTTGGCGGCTCGACTCGGACTGGTCGGGCCTCTTGGAAGGGGCCAACGCGAAGATCGCCAGTGACGGCTACGAGCTGTTCGCGATCTTCTTCGCCCTGATGGTTTTCAAAGGGATCCTGGGCAGCATGGCGGGCCCGGCGCCCAATTACGACATGCAGCGCATCCTCTCGGCCCGCACTCCCAAAGAGGCCGCCTACATGAGCGGCTTCGTGAGCCTGGTGTTGTTTGTGCCGCGGTACGTGCTGATCGCCGGCGTGGCGGTGCTGGCTCTCGCGCTGATGTCGGGCGAGCTCAACGCCCAGGGCGCCGGGGTCGACTACGACAACGTGTTGGCGATGGTCATCGATCGCTACGCCCCGGTCGGGCTGTTCGGCTTGCTCGTGGCGGCCCTGCTCGCGGCGTTCATGTCGACCTACGCCGCCACGGTGAACGCCGCCCCGGCTTACGTGGTGAATGACATCTACAAGCGCTACATCAACCCCGATGCGAGCGACAAGACCTACGTCCGCATGAGCTACGCCGTGTCGATCGCCGTCGTGTTGATCGGCACGCTGTTGGGGCTGAGCCTCACGGGCGTGAACCAGATCGTCAACTGGATCGTCAGCGCCCTCTTCGGTGGCTACACCGTGGCCAACGTGATGAAGTGGCACTGGTGGCGGTTCAACAGTTATGGGTACTTCTGGGGGATGCTCGGCGGCATGGCGCCCGCGCTCTACTTCGCTTGGCACTACCAGGGCGAGAGTGTGCTCTACGGTTTGGAGAAGAATCTTGCGCTCTTCCCGGTGCTGCTGGCGGCTTCGCTCTTGGGCTGCGTCGCGGGGAGCCTGCTCACGGAGGCCGACGACCGCGAGGTGCTTAAGAACTTCTATCGCCGCGTGCGGCCGTGGGGTTTCTGGGGGCCGATCCACGAGGAGGTCTTAGCCGAGCACCCTGGGCTTGTGCCCAATCGTAATTTCCCGCGCGACGCCTTCAACGTGCTCGTCGGCGTGGCGTGGCAGACGTCGCTCGTGGCGATCGGCATTTACCTCGTGCTGCAAGATTACACGGCCGTCGGCTGGGCCACTGGCGTGGCGGTCGTCAGCATGCTGGTCCTCAAGTTCAACTGGTACGACAAGCTCGAAGACTACCCGGCCGACCTCGGCCCCGCGGAGCTGGCCTCGATCGGCGAGGGGGAGGAGACCACTGCCGGTCTCGTGACAGACTCAGGACCCCAACCGGAGGGCGCCGTATGA
- a CDS encoding glycoside hydrolase family 130 protein: MSKLSALGGEAAGAAVESRPFPWQDRPAGCDEVVWRHSENPIIPRSPFPGVQGIYNSAVVPFGEGYIGVFRTEKRTRFPLLHVGRSPNGLEWEIDPEPIEFANFESAPNHYAYDPRVVEIEGTYYISWCGGHNGPTISMASTQDFQTFERLENAFLPFNRNGVLFPRKINGKYFLLSRPSDNGHTPFGDIYVSQSPDMTHWGVHRWVMGRGGDEVGQWWQRTKIGAGPIPIETPDGWLMIYHGVIDTCNGFVYSMGAALLDLDEPWRVLHRTDQHLLTPEAEYEVSGHVPNVVFPCAALVDEPTGRLAIYYGAADTCSCVCYAKLDELIEFTKNHSAVF, translated from the coding sequence ATGAGCAAACTCAGTGCGCTCGGTGGCGAGGCGGCTGGCGCGGCGGTAGAGTCGCGGCCCTTCCCTTGGCAAGACCGCCCGGCGGGTTGTGACGAGGTGGTTTGGCGTCACAGCGAAAACCCGATCATCCCACGCAGCCCTTTCCCTGGGGTCCAGGGGATCTACAACAGCGCGGTCGTGCCGTTTGGCGAGGGCTACATCGGCGTGTTCCGCACCGAGAAGCGGACGCGTTTCCCGCTGCTGCACGTCGGCCGCAGCCCCAACGGGCTCGAATGGGAGATCGACCCCGAGCCGATCGAGTTCGCCAACTTCGAGAGCGCCCCGAACCACTACGCCTACGACCCGCGCGTGGTCGAGATCGAGGGGACGTACTACATCAGCTGGTGCGGCGGCCACAACGGGCCGACGATCAGCATGGCTTCGACCCAAGACTTCCAGACGTTCGAGCGACTCGAGAACGCCTTCTTGCCGTTCAACCGCAACGGCGTGCTCTTCCCGCGTAAGATCAACGGCAAGTACTTCTTGCTGAGCCGCCCCAGCGACAACGGCCACACGCCGTTCGGCGACATTTATGTAAGCCAGAGCCCCGACATGACCCACTGGGGCGTGCACCGCTGGGTGATGGGCCGCGGCGGCGACGAGGTCGGCCAGTGGTGGCAGCGCACGAAGATCGGCGCCGGCCCGATCCCGATCGAGACGCCCGACGGCTGGCTGATGATCTACCACGGCGTGATCGACACCTGCAACGGCTTTGTATACAGCATGGGCGCCGCGCTTTTGGACCTTGATGAGCCGTGGCGGGTGCTCCATCGCACCGATCAGCACCTGCTCACTCCCGAGGCCGAATACGAGGTCTCGGGGCACGTGCCGAACGTGGTGTTCCCGTGCGCGGCGCTCGTCGACGAGCCGACCGGCCGGCTGGCGATCTACTACGGCGCCGCCGACACCTGCTCCTGCGTCTGCTACGCCAAGCTGGACGAGTTGATCGAGTTCACCAAGAACCATTCGGCCGTTTTTTAA
- a CDS encoding glycoside hydrolase family 113, translating into MPHLPQLRFALLLSMLLGPLTAQAVEPLGFVKGHSWGWVGVRGDYAGPEAAVSMQKLAATGADTVCIAFAANLTTYDNPHFTWGDDAPRMVSDDEVRRAVGLARENGLRVILKPTVNVDDGTWRAWIRFFRPLTEEELAAGQTGVENRWGDEPEFLEGQTKDLAKWEEFWGNFTSFLDHYARIAEETEADALCLGCEMSSTEEFVNEWRSAIARVRSVYSGPITYDINHGRENQLAFWDAVDFISVSGYYPTPPAGGATEDEAIQTTTPKAEIVASLERVRDELRAVSQRHGLPVLMIESGVCSVRGCARYPWTHPGDKPDSPTDQQEQAHYYAAFFEVFWDEPWFMGYAWWDWPARLYPESQAAEDRGFCVYGKQAESVLRAWYAKERVNAVAAEAP; encoded by the coding sequence ATGCCGCACCTCCCACAGCTCCGATTCGCTCTACTCCTATCTATGCTGCTGGGGCCGCTCACGGCTCAGGCGGTTGAGCCTCTAGGGTTCGTCAAAGGCCACTCGTGGGGCTGGGTCGGCGTGCGCGGCGACTACGCCGGCCCGGAGGCGGCCGTGTCGATGCAGAAGCTCGCCGCCACCGGCGCCGACACGGTCTGCATCGCCTTTGCGGCGAACCTGACGACCTACGACAACCCCCACTTCACATGGGGCGACGACGCCCCGCGCATGGTGAGCGACGACGAGGTCCGCCGCGCGGTCGGACTCGCCCGCGAGAACGGTCTGCGGGTGATCCTCAAGCCGACCGTCAACGTCGACGACGGCACGTGGCGGGCCTGGATCCGTTTCTTCCGCCCGCTCACGGAGGAGGAGCTGGCTGCCGGCCAGACGGGCGTCGAAAACCGGTGGGGCGACGAGCCCGAGTTCCTTGAGGGACAGACCAAGGACTTGGCCAAATGGGAAGAGTTCTGGGGCAACTTCACCTCGTTCCTCGACCACTACGCAAGAATCGCCGAGGAGACCGAGGCCGACGCCCTCTGCTTGGGCTGCGAGATGAGCTCGACCGAGGAGTTCGTCAACGAGTGGCGCAGCGCGATCGCTCGCGTGAGGTCCGTTTACTCGGGGCCAATCACGTACGACATCAACCACGGCCGCGAGAACCAGCTCGCCTTCTGGGACGCGGTCGACTTTATCAGTGTGAGCGGCTACTACCCCACCCCGCCCGCCGGCGGCGCAACCGAAGACGAGGCGATCCAAACCACCACGCCGAAGGCCGAGATCGTCGCCTCGCTGGAGCGCGTGCGCGACGAGCTCCGCGCGGTCAGCCAGCGGCACGGGCTGCCGGTGCTGATGATCGAGTCCGGGGTCTGCAGCGTACGCGGCTGCGCCCGCTACCCCTGGACCCATCCCGGCGACAAGCCCGACAGCCCGACCGATCAGCAGGAGCAGGCCCACTACTACGCGGCGTTCTTCGAGGTCTTCTGGGACGAACCATGGTTCATGGGATACGCCTGGTGGGACTGGCCCGCCAGGCTCTACCCCGAGTCCCAGGCCGCCGAAGACCGCGGCTTCTGCGTCTACGGCAAGCAGGCCGAGAGCGTCTTGCGCGCGTGGTACGCCAAAGAGCGCGTCAACGCCGTGGCGGCCGAGGCTCCCTGA